The genomic window TCACCGCAGACGACGTGCGCAAGGTGGCCAAGCTGGCCCGCCTAGACCTGCCCGAGGCCAAGATCGCCACTTACACCGGCCAGCTCGAACGCATCCTCGACTACGTAGCCCACCTTGAAACAGTTGACACCGAAGGAGTGCCAGCCACCACTCGAGCGGTGGAAGTAGTAAACGTCTGCCGTGAAGATCTGGTAAACCCTACGGACGTGCGCGAGGAGCTACTAAACGAAGCCCCCCAAAGAGAGGGAGACTTCATTCGCGTACCCAAAATCGTTGCTAGCTGAGCTTGGTCCGCTCTCCGGTCAACGTACCGGCGAAATCGCAGTGCGGTGAAGCAACTCGAGCACTCGCCTGCGGGCATGGCGGGTAGGCATTAAGGCTGCAATAGGCCGGAGCTTGCTGCGCTTTTTACAATGACTGCGAACACCTAGAAAGATATCGTAGAGAAAATTAAAACCATCATTCTTGGTTTCAAACAAGCCAAGCCGCTGTGGCGAGCCTTTGGCATCAAGAATCGGTTTAGTGGCGTGATAGGCAGGGCGGTATTCAAACCAAGGTATTGATGGCCACAAGTGGTGAATAAGGTGATAATTCTGACCCATGATCAACCAATTCATCAGTCGACCCGGATAAACGCGGGAGTTGTGCCAGCGGTTACGAGACTGGAAGGGGCGGTGGGGCAGGTAGTCGAAGAACAGGCCCAAAGTCACTCCCACCATTAGGGCCGGAGCAAACCAGCAGTTGAAAATAAAGGGGAGAAAGCCAAATTTTGCTGCAGACACCACTATTGCCACAAAAATGGCCCGGGCTAGGCCCCACTCAAACAGTTCATAACGACGCCACAAACGTCGGCGGAAGAAAAACAGCTCGTGATAGAAAAATCGTGGCGCAATTAACCACAGGGGTCCAAAAGTGCTGACGATGTGATCAGGATCGTTCTTTGGATCATTGACATGGGCATGGTGCTGCAGGTGCACCCGGGTAAAAACGGGAAAGCTGAAGCCAAGCAGGAGGGCAGCCCCATGGCCCATCACCGCATTCCAGAAGCGGTGCGGATGGGCCGCGTTGTGGCAGGCGTCGTGAATAACCGTGCCCTCTAGGTGCAGAGCCAGAAATCCGGTAGCCAGCAGCACGGGCAGGGGCCAACCAGCCACAAACCAGCCCCAAATCGTGAGGACAGCTAAGCCGTAGCCAGCCAAAAACAGCCCAACCGTGGGGTTCCAGGGAGCAGGCGGGTCAAGAAATTCCCGCGGCACAAGCCGGGAGGGAGATGCCATTGCCCCCTCAGAGACCAAGGCAGTTGCAGAGGCGGCCAGAACCTGTGTCATCTCAGCTGAACCAGATCCCAGAACGTTGCATCAAGGCAACTTAAGAAAGTGATGATGCCCACCGGGGGACTTGAACCCCCACGACCAAAGCCACTGGTACCTAAAACCAGCGCGTCTACCAATTCCGCCAGGTGGGCAGAACTCGACTGTAGGGACAGATGCTGAGCGGCGCCCACAATGGGGGACTCCATGCCTTCTGGCCATGCTCGCCACCCTGGGCGGACTCCTGTCGCTGCTGCTGGGTCTCGCCATCCTGCTGCTGCCGCTGCTGGCCACAGAACTGAGCCGGCCGCGGGATTCGGCCTGGGGCGCCGTAGTGCTGCTGCTGGGCCTAGTGCTTGTAACCAGTGCCGACCGGCTCACGGGCGCACCGATGCTGGGCGTGCTTTGCGGTGGCCTGCTGATCGGCAGGCTCGCAGGCGAGGTGTCCCAAGGCCGCTGGCGGCAGCTCACCGCTGAGGAGCAGCAGCGGCTTTGGTCGAAGGAACGCTGGCAGACCAGCCTGCAACAAGCCGGCGCCAGCCTGGCCCATCTGCTCGCCGTACTTACCACTGCCACTTCAGGTATCAGCCAATGGCTGACGCAGCAACGCCAGCCCAAAGCCAGTGGCAAACGCTGGGTGCGCCCGGAAGAGCCGAGCTCCATCAGCGAGATCGACAGCCTGGTAACGGCCGAAATCCCGGAACCGCAACCGCTCCCCGAGCCCTCCAGCAGCCAGGCGGGATAATCAGCGCTGCTGCCCCCAGGCGACGTGACCGCCAGCCCTGCGCCCGTCTCCTACCCCCTCTCGTATAAAGACACGCTCAACCTGCTGCAGACGCCCTTTGCAATGAGGGCCAATGCCAAGGTGCGCGAGCCGCAAATCCAGGCGTTCTGGGCCCAGCAGCGGCTCTACGAGCGCCTGAGCCAGCAGAACCCCGGTGAGGCCTTCACCCTGCACGACGGCCCTCCCTACGCCAATGGGGCCCTGCACGTAGGCCATGCCCTCAACAAAATCCTTAAGGACATCATCAACAAAACCGCCCTGCTGCAGGGCAAGCGGGCGCGGTTTGTGCCTGGCTGGGATTGCCACGGCCTACCAATCGAACTCAAGGTGCTGCAGGGGCTCAGCAGCAGCGAACGGGCCGAGCTCACGCCGGTAACGCTGCGCCAGAAGGCCCACGCCTACGCCCTTGAGCAGGTGGAGGGCCAGAAGAGCGGCTTCCGCCGCTGGGGCATCTGGGCCGACTGGGAAACGCCCTATCTCACCCTGCACAAGGACTATGAGTCCGCCCAAATCGGCGTTTTCGGCGCCATGGTGCTGGCCGGCCACATCTATCGAGGCCTCAAACCGGTGCACTGGAGCCCAAGCTCCCGCACCGCCCTGGCCGAAGCCGAACTCGAATATCCCGACGGCCACACATCCCCCAGCGTTTTCGCGGCCTTCCCGGTGGTGGCGCTACCCGGGGCCCTAGCCGCCCAATTAGAGACTGCCGGTCTAGCTACCGCCGCAGCCACAGGGGCCGGCGGCCTGGCAGTGGCTATCTGGACCACCACCCCCTGGACGCTGCCAGCCAACCTGGCGGTGTCGGTGAATGGGCGACTCGACTACGCCATCTGCGCAGTGGCTGCCCGAGGCGAAGCCCCCACCCCAGCCGCCAGCCACCTGGTGGTAGCCGCTGAGCTGATTGAAAGCCTGCAAACCAATCTGGGACTTGAGCTCACACCCCTTTTAAGCGTTAAGGGCAGCGAGCTTGAGGGGATTAGTTACCGCCATCCGCTGCTGGAGCGCACCAGCCCGGTGGTAATCGGCGGCGATTACATCACCACTGAGGCCGGCACGGGCCTGGTGCACACCGCCCCGGGCCACGGCGTAGACGACTTCAACACCGGCAAGAAATACGGCCTGCCGGTGCTCTGCCCGGTGGATGAAGCCGGCAACCTCACCGCCGAAGCCGGGCCCTTTGCCGGCACCAACGTGCTCAAGGACGCCAACCCCGCGATCCTCAGTGCCCTGGAAGCCACCGGCCTGCTACTCAAGCAAGAGCGCTACGAACACCGCTACCCCTACGACTGGCGCACCAAAAAACCGACGATCTTCCGCGCCACCGAGCAATGGTTTGCCTCAGTGGAGGGCTTCCGCGCCGCCGCTCTTGACGCCATCGCCGAGGTGGAGTGGCTGCCGGCCAGCGGCCGCAACCGGATTGAAGCAATGGTGAGCGAACGGGGCGACTGGTGCATCAGCCGCCAGCGCACCTGGGGCGTGCCAATCCCCGTCTTCTATCACCGCGAAACGGGTGAAGTGCTGCTCAACGAAGCCACCTTGGGCCACATCAAGGCCCTGATCGCCGAGCACGGTGCCGATGTGTGGTGGCAGCGCGATGAGGCCGGCCTGCTGCCTGAGGCCTACGCCGCCGAAGCCAGCCAATGGCGCAAGGGCAGCGACACCATGGACGTGTGGTTTGACTCAGGCTCCTCCTGGGCTGGCGTGCTCCAGGAGCGCGGCCTTCACTACCCCGCCGATCTCTACCTAGAAGGCAGCGATCAGCACCGCGGCTGGTTCCAGAGCAGCCTGCTCACCTCGGTGGCCGTGAACGGCCACGCCCCCTACAAGCGGGTGCTCACCCACGGCTTCACCCTCGATGAGAAGGGTCGCAAGATGAGCAAATCGCTGGGCAACGTCGTCGATCCGGCGGTGCTGGTGGAGGGGGGCAAAAACGAAAAGCAAGAGCCGGCCTACGGCGCAGATGTGCTGCGACTGTGGGTGAGCTCGGTGGACTACTCCGCCGACGTGCCGCTGGGGCCAGGGATCGTGAAGCAGCTGGCGGACGTGTACCGCAAGGTGCGCAACACCGCTCGCT from Cyanobium sp. Tous-M-B4 includes these protein-coding regions:
- the gatC gene encoding Asp-tRNA(Asn)/Glu-tRNA(Gln) amidotransferase subunit GatC, producing the protein MSKITADDVRKVAKLARLDLPEAKIATYTGQLERILDYVAHLETVDTEGVPATTRAVEVVNVCREDLVNPTDVREELLNEAPQREGDFIRVPKIVAS
- the crtR gene encoding beta-carotene hydroxylase, encoding MASPSRLVPREFLDPPAPWNPTVGLFLAGYGLAVLTIWGWFVAGWPLPVLLATGFLALHLEGTVIHDACHNAAHPHRFWNAVMGHGAALLLGFSFPVFTRVHLQHHAHVNDPKNDPDHIVSTFGPLWLIAPRFFYHELFFFRRRLWRRYELFEWGLARAIFVAIVVSAAKFGFLPFIFNCWFAPALMVGVTLGLFFDYLPHRPFQSRNRWHNSRVYPGRLMNWLIMGQNYHLIHHLWPSIPWFEYRPAYHATKPILDAKGSPQRLGLFETKNDGFNFLYDIFLGVRSHCKKRSKLRPIAALMPTRHARRRVLELLHRTAISPVR
- a CDS encoding Ycf66 family protein → MLATLGGLLSLLLGLAILLLPLLATELSRPRDSAWGAVVLLLGLVLVTSADRLTGAPMLGVLCGGLLIGRLAGEVSQGRWRQLTAEEQQRLWSKERWQTSLQQAGASLAHLLAVLTTATSGISQWLTQQRQPKASGKRWVRPEEPSSISEIDSLVTAEIPEPQPLPEPSSSQAG
- the ileS gene encoding isoleucine--tRNA ligase; amino-acid sequence: MTASPAPVSYPLSYKDTLNLLQTPFAMRANAKVREPQIQAFWAQQRLYERLSQQNPGEAFTLHDGPPYANGALHVGHALNKILKDIINKTALLQGKRARFVPGWDCHGLPIELKVLQGLSSSERAELTPVTLRQKAHAYALEQVEGQKSGFRRWGIWADWETPYLTLHKDYESAQIGVFGAMVLAGHIYRGLKPVHWSPSSRTALAEAELEYPDGHTSPSVFAAFPVVALPGALAAQLETAGLATAAATGAGGLAVAIWTTTPWTLPANLAVSVNGRLDYAICAVAARGEAPTPAASHLVVAAELIESLQTNLGLELTPLLSVKGSELEGISYRHPLLERTSPVVIGGDYITTEAGTGLVHTAPGHGVDDFNTGKKYGLPVLCPVDEAGNLTAEAGPFAGTNVLKDANPAILSALEATGLLLKQERYEHRYPYDWRTKKPTIFRATEQWFASVEGFRAAALDAIAEVEWLPASGRNRIEAMVSERGDWCISRQRTWGVPIPVFYHRETGEVLLNEATLGHIKALIAEHGADVWWQRDEAGLLPEAYAAEASQWRKGSDTMDVWFDSGSSWAGVLQERGLHYPADLYLEGSDQHRGWFQSSLLTSVAVNGHAPYKRVLTHGFTLDEKGRKMSKSLGNVVDPAVLVEGGKNEKQEPAYGADVLRLWVSSVDYSADVPLGPGIVKQLADVYRKVRNTARYLLGNLHDFDPRPQAEGGDAVPYDQLPLLDQWMLQRTAALIDSVTGDFERYEFYRFFQALQNFCVVDLSNVYLDIAKDRLYVSGAAEFRRRSCQTVLSLVLERLAGLIAPVLCHMAEDIWQNLPYPVAEASVFERGWPTAPAGWRQAPLEAPMERILELRSLVNRQLESCRSSGQLGASLEAQVQLELEAGSTSTAEALGWLASSSHPSVDNLADWLLVSGLKEGGVAPAELLAEASANGITVRIAKAEGQKCERCWHYETDIGQHSAHPSLCGRCVAVLS